The Magnetococcus sp. PR-3 genomic interval AGCCATCGCAATCCAAAGTTAGACGGTATATAATTATTGATTATGAGCTATGACATAGAACTACGCCAACGAGTAATCGACTTTGTGGAGTCCGGAGGCAAGAAGGCTGAGGCCGCCCGGATTTTTCAAGTAAGTCGAGCGACGATTTACAACTGGCTGTCACGAGACAGCCTGGAACCAACCCTGCGAGTTCCAAGCGAACGAAAG includes:
- a CDS encoding IS630 transposase-related protein yields the protein MSYDIELRQRVIDFVESGGKKAEAARIFQVSRATIYNWLSRDSLEPTLRVPSERK